From a region of the Coffea arabica cultivar ET-39 chromosome 3e, Coffea Arabica ET-39 HiFi, whole genome shotgun sequence genome:
- the LOC140038284 gene encoding uncharacterized protein isoform X7 — translation MGCRPKPLDVVIAKHFIAWEIALGKLANPINYAAFVKENKQAKEADGKEGLQEAGSNDVEQVEARQAESTGLCSSIPQGPSNKDSNKKLLILNLNGVLMVSSLSRRTRNRDFNFRPHCFEFLQVCFSYFVVAVWSSKLRHNIEPVLESISTQMKQSFEHKLIFVWPYNAIFPTSYTFLTVQDNYLDPEGAFV, via the exons CTTGATGTTGTCATTGCCAAACATTTTATTGCCTGGGAGATTGCATTGGGGAAATTGGCAAACCCCATCAATTATGCTGCTTTTgtgaaagaaaataaacaggCAAAGGAGGCTGATGGCAAAGAAGGTTTGCAGGAAGCTGGTAGCAATGATGTGGAGCAAGTGGAGGCAAGACAAG cGGAAAGTACAGGACTCTGTTCAAGCATACCTCAGGGCCCTTCTAATAAGGATTCCAATAAGAAGCTTCTGATTCTAAATTTGAATGGAGTGCTTATGGTCAGTTCATTATCTAGGAGGACCAGAAATCGTGATTTTAACTTCAGACCAcattgttttgaatttttgcaAGTCTGTTTCTCATATTTTGTGGTGGCAGTTTGGTCATCAAAGCTAAG GCATAATATTGAACCAGTGTTGGAAAGTATATCAACACAAATGAAACAAAGTTTTGAACATAAACTGATTTTTGTCTGG CCATACAATGCCATCTTTCCCACCAGTTATACATTTTTGACTGTACAAGACAATTATTTAG ATCCTGAAGGAGCTTTTGTATAG